The Euryarchaeota archaeon DNA segment CTTCCCGAGTATCTTTGGAAACCCCCGGAAGCTTGCACCCATCCGAGCCTCTTGTGCGGTTTCCATTCGGAGACCTCGAGGTCCCAGGATACAAGCGTCCCGCAGACCTCGCTCTCATTGTGGTAGCGGGCACCGAGACCGGTCTGGGTCGCGTCGATGGAGGCGCACTTCAAAGCTCCTGGCATCCATCGGGGCATGAAATCGAATCGGGCGAGGCAGTTCCAGGCCGTCTCGACGCCCACCTTCGCCTCGACGGATTTGTCGATCGTGACCATCGCCGGGCGATTCGGCAACTCGCTATTTAACGATTTACCGGACGCAACCCACATCGCAAGCCAGCAGGTTCATAATCGCCACTGACCTAGGGCGGACGGGCCATGCACATCGCTTCGGTGCCGCGGTAAGGAGAGGTGACCCATGCACATCG contains these protein-coding regions:
- a CDS encoding SRPBCC family protein, translating into MVTIDKSVEAKVGVETAWNCLARFDFMPRWMPGALKCASIDATQTGLGARYHNESEVCGTLVSWDLEVSEWKPHKRLGWVQASGGFQRYSGSYDLSPTKDATLIRLRLDFELPGVMDRLVTENQAVREYNRELDDALLNLKDFLESGRTF